A portion of the bacterium genome contains these proteins:
- the rplM gene encoding 50S ribosomal protein L13, whose protein sequence is MNNQKITRSAKADDVQHDWYVVSARGVPLGRLAAKVAHILRGKHKPTFTPHVDTGDFVIITDAAEVMVTGNKAIQKIYYRHSGYPGGLKAEEFRHYLQRAPEKLVREAVEGMLTHNVLGREQLRKLKVYAGSEHPHVAQQPKPLEL, encoded by the coding sequence ATGAACAACCAGAAGATCACACGATCAGCCAAAGCCGACGACGTGCAGCACGACTGGTATGTCGTGAGCGCCCGGGGTGTGCCGCTGGGCCGGCTCGCGGCGAAGGTGGCGCACATCCTGCGCGGCAAGCACAAGCCGACCTTCACGCCGCACGTAGACACCGGCGATTTCGTCATCATCACCGACGCGGCCGAGGTCATGGTGACCGGGAACAAGGCCATCCAGAAGATCTACTACCGCCACTCCGGCTATCCGGGTGGGCTGAAGGCCGAGGAGTTCCGGCACTACCTGCAGCGCGCGCCGGAGAAGCTCGTGCGCGAGGCCGTGGAGGGCATGTTGACACACAACGTGCTCGGCCGCGAGCAACTGCGCAAGCTGAAGGTGTACGCGGGCTCCGAGCACCCGCACGTGGCGCAGCAGCCCAAGCCGCTGGAGCTGTAG